The following nucleotide sequence is from Halomonas chromatireducens.
GATGAGAGAACAGGCGGGGGCTGCCTGTCCCGAAAGCTCCAGGCCCAGTGCTATCGTGCCTGATGGTGCCGGGAGCGAAGCGCAGGCACTCAGGGGGTACGGCCAGGCGACCACAAGGAGCCAGCCGGATGGAAAGACGGGAGTCGGAGTCGCTCATAGTACCGACGAAGGCGGGGAACCGGCTCGACGGGACCCGGTGGAGGGAAGGGGCGACCAATCATCAGAACCGCATGATGGAAACATGGCAGGTGCATAGGAACCTGTGTCCATGTACACATCACAATTGCGGATAGCAGCGCTGGCAGAGCGCTTCCCGCAGCGTGCCTTCACGTCACTGGCGCACCACATCGATGCCCAGTGGCTGAAAACGGCCTACCTGATGACGCGCCGGGATGGTGCTGTCGGGATTGATGGTCAGACGGCGGACGACTTCGCGCGCGACTTCGAGGCCAATGTCCAGCGTTTGCTGGAGGGGCTTCGCTACCGGCTGGAAGTGCAGCAGGGCGTTGATCTCATTGGGGTGGCCAGCTCAGGCCAGGAGTTGCTGGAACTCGCCCGGGAGTTGCAGCCGGACGTGGTAGTCACGGATATCACCATGCCCGGTTTGTCTGGCCTCGAAGCGTGCAAGATTCTAAAGAAAACCTGTCCGGACATTCGGGTGCTGGTGCTGACCATGCATGACAACGAGGAGTACATCCGGCGCGCGGTGGCCTGCGGGGCGGCGGGCTACGTGCTCAAGGATGCCTCGGCCGAACAGATGGTCTTCGCCCTGCGCGAGGTGGCAAGCGGGCGCAGCCATTTCGGCTCCGGCGTTTCCCGTGTGCTTCTCGAGGAGAAGCCGGATCGCCTGACGCCGCGCGAGACCGCCATCCTGAAACTGATGTTCGAAGGCATGAGCAGCCGCGACATTGGTGAAGCACTCTCCATCAGTGCCCGCACGGTGGAGTCGCATCGCAGCAACATCTACCGCAAGCTCAATACCAACTCCCTGGCTGGCCTGTTTCGCTATGCGATGCGGCATGGCCTGGTCGAACTCGAGTAATCGCCCGGGTCACGACTTCAATCGGTTCTGCGGTCACCCATCGACCATCTGAGCGCGCAGCCAGGCGATCTCCTCGGCCCAGATCTCCGGCTCGATGGTTTCCAGCACCATGGGGATCTCGTCGATGCGCGGGTCTCGCATGATAGTGGTGAAGGCGTCTAGCCCGATGTTGCCCCGGCCCAGGCTGTGATGGCGGTCGACCCGGCTGGCGTACTCGCTCTTGGCGTCGTTGAGGTGCATGCCGCGCAGGTACTCGAAGCCCACCACCTTGCCGAGCTCGTCGAGGGTGGCGGTGCAGGCCTCGGGGGTGCGCAGGTCGTAGCCGGCGGCGAAGGCGTGGCAGGTGTCGATGCATACCCCGACTCGCGACTTGTCGTCGACCTGCCCGATGATCTCGGCCAGGTGTTCGAAGCGCCAACCCAGGTTGGTGCCCTGGCCGGCGGTGTTCTCGATCACCGCGATGACGTCGCGGGTCTCGGCGAGGGCGTGATTGATCGAGTCGGCGATGCGGGTCAGGCATTCACTCTCGCTGATCTTCTTCAGATGGCTGCCGGGATGGAAGTTGAGCAGGGTCAGGCCGAGCTGCTCGCAGCGCTGCATCTCGTCGAGGAAGGCGGCGCGGGACTTCTCGAGTCCTGCCCTGTCCGGGTGGCCGAGATTGATCAGGTAGCTGTCATGGGGAAGGATCTGCCCGGGACCGAAACCGTGCTGCTTGCAGGCGCTGCGAAAGGCCTCGATGGTGGTGTCCTCGAGGGGCTTGGCGCGCCACTGGCGCTGGTTCTTGGTGAATAGGGCGAAGGCGTCAGCGCCGATCTCGACGGCGCGTAGCACGGCCTGATCGGGCCCGCCTGCGGCACTGACATGGGCGCCGAGGTATTTCATCTGACCTCTCCGTGGGTTGGGCAACGCCAATACGATAGCATGCACTCGCCGTGGTCCTGCTAACCTCAAAGGGAGGAAGCCGAGGATATGCCCTATGTTGCTACTCGCACTGGTCGCCATGAGCACACCCTCCGAAGAGGGCCTGATCGCAGCGGCGCTGTCTCGCATCGATGCCCTGCAGGGGTATCGCCTCACGCTGCGCAGCCAGGGCAGTAGCGGTGAAGAGGTCATCCGCTACAGCTATCAGGGTCCCGGCTACGTACGCATGGACATGGAGACGCCCTACGCTGGGGCGGTGCTGATCTACCGTCCCGATACGGGCAAGGTG
It contains:
- a CDS encoding response regulator, with translation MYTSQLRIAALAERFPQRAFTSLAHHIDAQWLKTAYLMTRRDGAVGIDGQTADDFARDFEANVQRLLEGLRYRLEVQQGVDLIGVASSGQELLELARELQPDVVVTDITMPGLSGLEACKILKKTCPDIRVLVLTMHDNEEYIRRAVACGAAGYVLKDASAEQMVFALREVASGRSHFGSGVSRVLLEEKPDRLTPRETAILKLMFEGMSSRDIGEALSISARTVESHRSNIYRKLNTNSLAGLFRYAMRHGLVELE
- the nfo gene encoding deoxyribonuclease IV, which codes for MKYLGAHVSAAGGPDQAVLRAVEIGADAFALFTKNQRQWRAKPLEDTTIEAFRSACKQHGFGPGQILPHDSYLINLGHPDRAGLEKSRAAFLDEMQRCEQLGLTLLNFHPGSHLKKISESECLTRIADSINHALAETRDVIAVIENTAGQGTNLGWRFEHLAEIIGQVDDKSRVGVCIDTCHAFAAGYDLRTPEACTATLDELGKVVGFEYLRGMHLNDAKSEYASRVDRHHSLGRGNIGLDAFTTIMRDPRIDEIPMVLETIEPEIWAEEIAWLRAQMVDG